Proteins encoded in a region of the Mycobacterium branderi genome:
- a CDS encoding MFS transporter encodes MLTVAQRLTGARRLFIVSTTVAMVNHGLWVPLVFLFFTLGRGLPLTGAGMAATVGNTGALFVGAVVSGRVLDRLGPFRTMTVSGVLAAGAFLGFLVTTTLAAAALFCFAASMAANMFFTSDPEAVRRLTAEGHDRTQMFAALTTVRVLGFGIGALGATLGLVLDAGSGWFWSVLVALIASGELITAILYWQLRWVDDAGGPDEPGEWQPPRYRDVVRQGGFMAFVAGVFVIALTTIGMDTALPLFMLSVGLPKWSTTVAYVAICVAVAASARLVSAIGRRVAHLRILSWSTALCAVSFLVVDSLVAVQNAGAAALFAVLAVGLILFSMSDAACNTLGANIMLTFAPEESSGRHGSLLQTAWAAATAVAPGMYAALFSAGRILPWLVSSALLAIAATVFGAVHRGAGRAA; translated from the coding sequence ATGCTCACCGTGGCACAACGGCTTACGGGAGCACGGCGGTTGTTCATCGTGTCGACGACGGTCGCGATGGTCAACCACGGCCTGTGGGTCCCGTTGGTCTTTCTGTTCTTCACGCTCGGCCGCGGCCTGCCGCTCACCGGGGCCGGGATGGCCGCGACCGTCGGCAACACCGGCGCCCTGTTCGTCGGGGCCGTCGTGTCCGGACGGGTTCTCGACCGGCTGGGACCGTTCCGGACGATGACGGTGTCGGGCGTTCTGGCCGCCGGTGCGTTCCTGGGCTTCCTGGTCACCACTACCCTCGCGGCGGCCGCGTTGTTCTGCTTCGCCGCCTCGATGGCCGCCAACATGTTCTTCACCAGCGATCCCGAGGCGGTTCGCCGCCTGACGGCCGAGGGGCACGACCGCACGCAGATGTTCGCCGCTCTGACCACGGTGCGAGTACTCGGCTTCGGCATCGGCGCGCTGGGCGCGACGTTGGGTCTGGTCCTCGACGCCGGTTCCGGATGGTTCTGGTCGGTGCTTGTCGCGCTGATCGCTAGCGGTGAGTTGATCACTGCGATCCTGTATTGGCAGTTGCGCTGGGTCGACGACGCGGGCGGTCCGGACGAGCCGGGTGAATGGCAGCCGCCGCGGTACCGCGACGTCGTCCGGCAAGGCGGATTCATGGCGTTCGTTGCGGGCGTCTTCGTCATCGCGCTGACCACGATCGGCATGGACACGGCGCTGCCGCTGTTCATGCTGTCGGTGGGGCTGCCGAAATGGTCGACGACGGTGGCGTACGTGGCCATCTGTGTGGCGGTAGCGGCGTCGGCCCGGTTGGTGTCGGCGATCGGCCGGCGGGTGGCACACCTGCGGATCCTGTCGTGGTCCACGGCGTTGTGTGCGGTCAGTTTCCTGGTGGTGGACAGTCTGGTCGCGGTCCAAAATGCCGGTGCCGCAGCGTTGTTCGCGGTACTGGCCGTCGGGCTGATTCTGTTCAGCATGTCCGACGCGGCCTGCAACACCCTCGGCGCGAACATCATGCTGACGTTTGCGCCGGAGGAGTCCTCCGGGCGGCACGGCTCGCTGCTACAGACCGCATGGGCGGCGGCGACGGCGGTCGCACCGGGCATGTACGCCGCGCTGTTCAGCGCGGGCCGGATCCTGCCGTGGCTGGTCAGCTCGGCGTTGTTGGCCATCGCCGCAACGGTATTCGGCGCGGTGCACCGCGGCGCCGGGCGTGCGGCTTAA